A region of Haliotis asinina isolate JCU_RB_2024 chromosome 7, JCU_Hal_asi_v2, whole genome shotgun sequence DNA encodes the following proteins:
- the LOC137291786 gene encoding E3 ubiquitin-protein ligase RNF170-like, giving the protein MSSHLRKANIVEGIGNEVLYGLGAFLGILVPLVAFVLKRQQNYDQTIHPESAANVESTRTRLRNEAGTADRPSRARRDNNGQLTCPICLADAAFAIETNCGHVFCGHCVITYWQHGQWLGAVRCPVCRQQITLLLRNFTEVENNEDSRERRVILDQISNYNRRFSGEPRPISDYIRDLPVLLRHAYTEFFSVGGLIWMFRLRVIVCFFAALLYFISPLDIIPEAVFGLLGFLDDLFIILLLAIYITIIYRQVVQARAQRAAPTAPPPEGQS; this is encoded by the exons ATGTCGTCCCACCTTAGAAAGGCGAATATTGTAGAAGGAATAGGAAATGAAGTGCTCTATGGTCTTGGAGCATTCCTCGGAATACTGGTACCATTGGTAGCATTTGTGTTGAAAAG GCAGCAGAATTATGATCAGACCATTCACCCAGAGAGTGCAGCTAATGTGGAATCAACCCGAACTCGGCTTCGTAATGAGGCTGGCACTGCAGACCGTCCATCGAGGGCCAGACGGGACAATAACGGACAACTCACATGTCCCATCTGTTTGGCAGATGCTGCCTTTGCAATTGAAACAAATTGTGGCCATGTTTTTTGTG GCCACTGTGTCATCACATACTGGCAACATGGTCAGTGGCTTGGGGCTGTCCGCTGCCCAGTCTGCAGACAACAA ATTACACTACTCCTGCGTAACTTCACTGAGGTAGAAAACAACGAGGACAGTAGAGAACGGAGAGTTATTTTAGACCAGATTAGCAACTACAACCGCAGATTCTCTGGAGAACCCAGGCCA ATCAGCGActatatccgagacctgcctgTTTTACTGCGACATGCATATACAGAGTTCTTCTCAGTAGGGGGTCTGATCTGGATGTTCCGACTCCGCGTGATAGTGTGTTTCTTTGCAGCCTTGTTATATTTCATTTCTCCATTAGACATCATTCCGGAAGCCGTGTTTGGGCTGCTGGGATTCTTGGACGACCTGTTCATCATTCTTCTCCTGGCAATATATATTACTATAATATACAGACAAGTCGTCCAGGCGAGGGCGCAGAGGGCTGCCCCAACGGCACCTCCTCCAGAAGGGCAGAGTTGA